The following DNA comes from Magnolia sinica isolate HGM2019 chromosome 18, MsV1, whole genome shotgun sequence.
AATAGAATATTCATCTGGCTCCATTTTAGGAGATACAAAACGTTCCATTGTCCACCAAGTTTAGGCGACCAGAACGGGAGGTCATGAATATtatttcaaaataagaaaatcatgaTATACCTACAGGGCAGTCCTTCCGTAGGAATTGACCATATCATGGAAGACAAAACTAGATAAGCTCTGAACCACCTCCAATGGTCGAATCACACCATTTGAATCGTGACCAAATTATTCAAATAGTTCAAGAAGTAATGAGATAAATTCAAAACCATATTACTACATTGGTCAACCATAAGCCTTATTTAGAATGAATTGATTGACAATCTACATTGTCATAACTGATTTTGCCGTTTTTTAATTAGGATGGTCGAGTTCGACCAAGAGGGTCGAATTTGTTGTCTCTTGATCAACCAAGAGGGTCGAATTTGTTGTCTCTTGATCAAGACAGTCGAATTCGATCAAGATAGCCGAttttgtcattattattattattttttatcaagACGATTAAGTTTAACCAAGACAGTTGAATTTGTTGTCTCTCGATCATGATAGCCGAGTTCGATAAGACAGATGATTTTGCCATTTTTCGATTAGGATGATTGAGTTCGACTAAGACGATCGAATTCGACCAAAATGGCCGAATTTGCTTTTTTTCAACCAAGTTGGCCAACTTTAAGATTTTTTGATCAAGATGGTCGAGTTCTACTATGATGGCTGAATTGATATTTTTATATGGCCGAACAATCATATTTATTACGCCAAATAACAAATTAATATTGATGAGAATTGTTTCTCCAAAGCATATTTGATCAGGTGTAAATATAGATATGTAATGATACAAGTATAATAATCAATATTGACAATGTTTGAAATATAAGGAAATTCATCTGGGATTTCGAACAAGACCTCGTATTGCAAAAGCaaaaactctatgggccccacaacaatgtatgtgttatatctacattatccattcattttctttatCAGTTTTTaggcatttggaaaaaaaataaatcagaggcagattcaaagctcacgtGGACGCAACCACAGAAAACAGGCATAGTGAGTGTCATTGTTctcactgcttcctttggtgtggtccacttgtgctttgcaTCTGCCCCAAACATAGTGAGTGTCATTGTTctcactgcttcctttggtgtggtccacttgagctttgcatctgactcatgtttgggctcatgtcctagaatgatatagaaaaatgagtTGATAtcttggatgaaacaaatacatcatggtgaggcccaaaaGTTTTGCCACGTGCTTGTGTCATGGAAATCAAGTGACAGCTTGAACTGCTGATCAAATTTTAGTGgagtaaatataaaaaataaataattataactGATTTAACTTAATTTATAGGTAATTACCTCCCTGGAAACAAACTGGCCCTTCTAGTGTGCTTGTATATGCAAATTGCTacttttttaaaatagaaaatttattaaagatagcaaaaaaaaaaaaaaactaacttaaACCCTCTTAAATGATTTTAAAAGGACTTTAAGTTATAGATAGATTCTTCAAAtcttaaaacaaataaataaattttagaaaattattcAGAGGTCAATGGCCATTAATTAATTGGGCAGGTTGTAGTGCTCTTCAGTAGCTGCCCAGGTATGTCTTATAATATCAATTTTGATAATGGGTTACAAAAATTATACCCCTCAAAAGTTATAATTTGTGTTTGGTCATTTTTCCCATCTAGAACTTTTTAATCTGAATTTCTTCAAACCTAGCACTTCATCAAGCCATCCATAGCCTTTTTGGCAAAACCTTCACTTAGTCTTGTAGAAACTTTCATGCAATGGTTGTACCTGATGTGCCTTCTAAATTTCAAATGCATGCCTATGATCCAACTGTTAaactagatgtatgtatttcttgTAACAAGCTCGCACTACATTGTTAGAAAAAGTTATCTCCCGTATGTATGTttgtgcgtttggttgcaccaaatatcacggAGTTTaatgattaatcaatctaatttgatgatatttcataaaatttggcacaaccaaacgcaccctaatcGTCAAAAACTCATATTGATAATGGCTTTTACTGATTCCCAGTAAGGAAATCTGCTCATGATGTGTATACATGTATTATGTACGTTCATATGGAGAAGTTTTCCCTGCAAAATGTTAGTCCAGATCAGGCCCATCTGATAGGAGTCTACATGTTTCTTAGCCCCACCCACATCCCCTCTATCTACGCGCCTGTACGGGAAGCGTTGGAAACATCTGAGAAATGCCAAAGGTGGCCCCAACTGCAAAGAGGAACAAATACAAATGTAAAGGATAAATACAGCGTATACGAAGCGTTGGGATTTCGGCCTTTGATTACCGGCCTCAGTTCGTACGGTAGTGAGAGGTAAAATAAATTAACTTGGATTATTTCAACGGTTGATAACTTGGCTCTTTTGGGGTAATTGGACGGTTATCATGAACTTTATGTAATCAAAAGGTGAATATTCTAGATCTGAAAGTCCATTTAAGCCATCCCCTGCCCAAGGTTAGCTTTATCCTAAATAACCGTTCATGTCATTGAAAAGAATCTAAATGCAAAGAATAAATTCCCGATGTGTGGTATTGCAATACGTCGCGATGTATTCCAGAAAACATCTagtaagttattattattatgtttttcTTTCTAAATTACAATGCCACACTACCGCGTCTTTACATGTACACGCGTTTTTAATTATGAAAAGTGGGACGCACGGTTAAAGAATCCAAACCGTTGTTCTGCACTATGTTTCCACAGATGGACCATGGATAAAAAGGATGATCGATTGACATTGAGGGAGCCAAGAAACTCAAGTATGCATTAAGAGAAGAATGTCCTTACATTGCTTGGTGGGATCTTACATTCTGTGGTAGATTTGGGGCATGCTCCATCACGATGGGACACAGACAGGATGTCGTGATtacctaacaatgggccccacttatgagaAGGGAGAGAAGGCGTGTATACTGTTGAAAGATAGTTCCACTAAGACAAGTGGGCATATGGCTAACTCAGTTCCTGTCCAAAAACCTTTCTGAATTTCTTTATGCATTATGGAGAGGGAGAAAAACAGGAAGGGAAAGAAAGAGGTCGGTTTCTTGCAATCAAAGCAGCCTTGGTTCGGGTTCGGAGCTAGGCTCGGATTGTGACTTTGAGCAGATAAGAACGACCGAATACCCATCAGACCCCATCTACCGCCCTTCCTCCACTACAAGAACCCACGCCCATTCCTCGCATTCTCTTCgaacgcctctctctctctctctctctctctctctctctcacagataCCCAAAGAAAGTGAGAGGAAACCGAATTGAaattccgattttttttttttccttccaatcCATCAAACTGGCGATTGATCAAGAACACACTTTCAAAGAAATCAAACCCAAGAATCGCAGAAACATGGTAATCAACAATCTCTCTTGTAggatgcgtttggttgcaccaaatatcatgtttTCCTGACACCCGGATTCTCTGTTTTTCTTCATTCCcctgttttatttatttcttccgATTTTAGCTTTGTTgtttgtttctaattctaaccattgatttatatCAAACCAGGGAGCTGGAGTTCCTGATGAGGACAGCATGTGGCCTTCCTGGCTTCGCCCCCTCCTTGAAACTAGCTTCTTTGTTCAATGCAAATTCCACAGCGACGCCCACAAGAGCGAATGTAATATGTATTGTTTGGATTGCATGAATGGGGCTCTCTGTTCTCTCTGCCTCGCTTATCACAAAGACCATCGAGCCATACAGGTCTGTTCTCTGTTCAAGCATTTGGGTCTTTTCTTCCTGCGAAAATAACGGCTAGGTCTGATGAGGCAATTCTGTTATTTTTACAGATACGGAGGTCATCTTACCACGACGTGATTAGGGTGTCTGAGATTCAAAAGTTCATGGACATTACAGGGGTGCAGACCTACATCATCAACAGCGCTAGGGTTGTTTTCTTGAACGAGCGGCCTCAGCCCAGGCCTGGCAAGGGCGTTACCAACACCTGCGAGGTGTGCGAGAGGAGCCTGCTCGTTTCGTTTCGATTCTGTTCACTGGGCTGCAAGGTAATTTCTTTCCCGATATTGCCCCTGATAAAAATACCTTATTCTCCTATAATGAGAAAAAAGCTGTCAGATATCCGATTCCCTTTCTATCAGAATCGACCACTGAAAGcaaggtcattttggtcattccAATGTACCATCACCCCTGCTTATTTTGGAAAATTCCTCTGTATTGGAAATGTGGGCATCTTTGCAATCCAGGTTAATCTAATTCAAACCCTTTTGTGGGTCTTTTTGATTTCTACGCAGATTGCTGGAACTTCATCGACTCCGAAGAATCAGAAGAAGAAACGGTCGGCGGTGGCGACCTCTGACTCGGAAGACTCTTACTCAAGCAGCAGCAGCCATGCCCATGAGAAGACCGTACGGAGCTTCACCCCATCAACACCACCCCCAACGGTCGTAAATTTCAGGACTGCAAAGAGAAGAAAGGGCATCCCTCACAGAGCCCCAATGGGAGGGCTGATACTAGAATACTAGAGTAGTCATATATACCCAATACTCGGTGTATATCTCAAGCCCTTAGGTTGTAAGAGGGCTGGTGTTGGAAGTCAAGCTATGGTGTATATACAagccaaaaacaaaaataaaaaagaagaagaagaagggtagAAATGTCAATGGCAATGTGGAAAATTAGGGGGTGGAAACAGTAATATGGAGGTGTACTTAGTATACCTAAGTTTTGTTAGGGGGTTTTAATTAAttaatgtaaatatgtatattttgGTTTGGTAGCGAAAAATGCAGAAGATATAAAGAGAGGGCTGTAATGTGAAAAGATATCTAAGTACAGTATTGAAATAACGCGGTCTCCGTCCCTTGTACAgtattgaaaattttcctttttggGCATGTTTTCCGGGTGGGGCTTCGatgcgtggggcccaccggcCGGCCCTCCGTCGCGTGCTACACGTGGCGTGGATTCAATGCTGATGTGGAGGGGAAGACATGGCAGATGCCTATTGCTGGAGAGAAACTAGCGCTAGCGGATGATTAAGACCATCCACTTTCTCTAGAGCAATCTAGAACGAAAAGAAGGAAATTTAGACGGTCCGCATTCAACTCCACAAATCAAAGGTTTAAAATCATGTATGAAGTGTGATTATACAACAATAGCTTGTTAATTGCGTTAAAAATAATATTGGCGGTTCAGCACAGGATCCTGAGTCGCAACGAACGAACGCCTCGACAGCTCTTCGTCTTTAACAAAACGGTAGCGTTGTTTTGTTCTCCAATTCATGTATTCTACTCTGGTAGAGTATGACGCTTGATGCACCGGCACTCAAAAATTGTATGGCACGCATTAATTCAAATTGGACTTCGAATGGGTACTGCCTATTCCTGAACTGACCTGCCGCTACCCTTGTCATAGCAGAATTTTGACTGATTAAATAGGTCGGCGTGAGAGATAAAGCGTGGTCAAATACGTACTCAGCTGAATAACTTTCAAGCATGCGTACTTAGCTGAATAACTTTCAAGCATGCTTTGTTTCAAGCGTGCGAaggatattttattttactttagcGGCGTCACGAAGTTTTATTAGCCTcacatccaaagaatgagttagatcaaaGCTTCAGTAGATCAAACCACGTAAAataatggggattaaacacctaccattaaaaacttcataaaataatggggattaaacacctaccattaaaaacttctacgggccacaaaagttatttatctatgttaacttatgatcaagttggatctcaaataaacattatggtgagccataGGACGTCACtcatcccattgttttctgtgatggggtccacttatgTTTTCAATCtgtttcattctttggctcatgtcggAAAATGATCTCTCTCAATATAGATTAACCATGTGGATGATCTCTCAGTAGGCTGACGTCACTTCACCAGCGAATCTCACTACCCAACCTGTCTGTGGCTAATCCGCATCCATTTTGAAGGGGATCATCTCATACAATAACTTACCATTCAATGAAATCCCACCACAATAGAGGCAGAGGCAGACAGTACTCAGTCCTTGTCCATTGAAGCCAAACAGacgtgtggaacccaccgtgCTACTACTCCAGTAGTAAGACATTGAAACAAGTGTAACGCCTGTTTTGTGATATGTTTAAGTTAGTGGGGAACTTAATTTGCACAGTTGGAGTTAAATAAGTTGTCAGCCAAGTATGCAAATTTCATGTATTTCATGAAATCCCTGCGCATCATTGATCCCACTCTGCCAGAGATTCAAAGTTTTATCTATACATCTCACGTTTTTTATTTTGGGGATTTCTCCCATGCTGAGGGCGCTACAAGAATAGTACTCCCATACTTAAATGAATCCGTTGACCTAAAATGTTCATTAGGTCCAGAGTGCATGAATTTCATGGCTACCTTGCCAACATCACACTCAtccaacaaatattaaccatgtgatcaatggcctttaatatggacagACAAGAACCTCTGttacaaaaataggtccaatcaacaatttgatttaTCTATTTGTTATGATCCATTAATGGATTATTTAAGATTCAAAAGAATCACTTTGTTTAAACAATCATAACTATCCCATTGAAAATTGACAACCATTGAAATCGATGACGAATGGGAGATCTTATCACACCTCGAAATTCGAGTATATAGTGTGCACCCTCAGTCTCGAGTTTTGAGTCGTAACTCGTATACAAAGTTTACTAATTTTATTCCATTATACAATTATTCATCTACCTAGTAGATCTACCATAGATCTAAGTTTCATCCATACTTAGCAATATCTCATAATTAAGAAATAACCATCAATTCCAATAATCAATTATAGACATAGTTAAGGATCCTCCCATTCGGGATCTTATGAATGAAATAAGTATGTCCAACAACTTAAAAGAGTTGATTaacaatctaagaaaatcaaatataattaaagtaaaaatatcatggCTAGTCTAAGGCAACATCTTCCTCCTCTGTCAAGTACGGCCACGTGTCCCTTAAGTCATTTTTCGGCTCGATCACGCATTCCTGTTCTTGAGCCACCGGctcaccctcattcacatctttatggtttttccatcaataaaaatggtAAGCGGGCCAGGTCTACTGAGAATTCTCGACATggttctttacatcaaattataatagaatgcCAATAATTATACAcaataaaattttaaacaaaatgtAAATACAATGCATCAATGTATCAAGTGGGAATCCATCTACTTGCTTAAGTTGGAAACCTGTCAACCCGCATCTGTCCCTTGGCGGACTTCTACCATCTAGTAAGCATAGGCAAGGCCTGCATGTACTCTTTGAGTAGGCTTTCACTAGTATAGTGGGTTTTTGGTAACGATTTTACTAGGATACCATCTGAGGAAgtctcccaagaatttttcatgtgttgtgcatgcaattgaTAGATGCACCGAGTAATCatgaattatatattatatagattatttcaattatcacatttgaatcaaaatagtttaacacattaatcaaatcatgtcattattattatattttagaaATCACACCGTCATTTAAATCAACTAAGATTATATGATAATTAAATTAGGgtaataattcaaatcatgtcaCATTTGAATTATGTCTTGCATAAATTATTTCGATTATCACATTTGCATCAAAATAGTCTAACACATTAATCAAATTAtgtcattattattatatttcagAAATCACACCGTCATTTAAATCAACTAAGAGTATATGATAATTAAATCAGGCTAATAATACAACATATCAAACAATTCATTTATTTTAACTT
Coding sequences within:
- the LOC131233125 gene encoding protein RGF1 INDUCIBLE TRANSCRIPTION FACTOR 1-like, with product MGAGVPDEDSMWPSWLRPLLETSFFVQCKFHSDAHKSECNMYCLDCMNGALCSLCLAYHKDHRAIQIRRSSYHDVIRVSEIQKFMDITGVQTYIINSARVVFLNERPQPRPGKGVTNTCEVCERSLLVSFRFCSLGCKIAGTSSTPKNQKKKRSAVATSDSEDSYSSSSSHAHEKTVRSFTPSTPPPTVVNFRTAKRRKGIPHRAPMGGLILEY